In Nematostella vectensis chromosome 11, jaNemVect1.1, whole genome shotgun sequence, a genomic segment contains:
- the LOC116601237 gene encoding neurogenic locus Notch protein, which yields MHFSRLFKCLAVFSVITLVVSVKRHFKRSPSLKFFEKRFLDKTGKQGEENVMLRRLRRKSSETKLLETVHENLGDSIELFTNQEQLLHSYTQGLNGDKHVLEKNDQDVQKEENNSQYADDFENEMESTKTQQKQVETRPQNRVAATGVSSQGPDYKNAKFADDYEKEMENAKRKQVKDGESQDRDTGDVAGVDLSTRTEQKNAKYEDGYEKEIENAQTNENQQSNSNYKGSSDGNKVKYAEEFEREVGSEIMHAKPINQNKKSNNDKATTENVLEKQEINEKLRNDKKFADDFEKEMESSSQGKHQQNKKQNIITNTWSQGPGNDSVTSSESMNNVKAAANTLQVKPLTNIGYQDQTQNVMSKEDGSQTYSNTSAKISPTEIKVGQVEAVNSNQGQGQAKLGSDQMDSTSKNISLYGNQTKPGHVTGVATFYKVGEPIYFNQNNHVTNATADDTATPAYTDRVNSPSPFNSNVTATQGMSSQPVNQTNHVTLNVPSAVEQQQPLSMADNVTTTAIKVPSLNETSLKPFSASNSKETTVEAIALNSKGEGAMADDGHKNASKCADSEGSTEDCKVEPLPVQGVLFNPCLNGGKICASPYTSMACCCPAGFKGEKCEELMYCRNDSNPCMNNGSCIETDYGFRCICKEGYAGIVCDAVTYCKPNPCKHDASCVEQPSGFHCLCPHGYQGTKCEDVDPCATNPCFNGGICTEVKGKANCTCLSKYKGPYCQDELICFQNPCQNGGRCVENKLLPCVCAQGYNGRYCTEHVCSSNPCENGGQCKVIRAKTGGDGFWGYKCACSIYYTGKHCEIPHYCVKNPCKNGATCIDPYGQTNNSKRWVVHAHAYPYICQCVPGFTGKQCETDICSLCGTHAQCVNHRCVCAAGFVGDGYECKTVKQPCSPNPCHNNGTCEIGPDMTYDCVCSKGYCGRHCDEPCDQCKIHPCKNGGKCYLRASGERYCVCAPPYTGNDCSVKKENLCEPNPCLHKAVCQYSEDKHDYTCVCPGHFTGKHCGQCNCPKAQPLPDKKTWDAVCDAVGDCRCPDVEGSQLTLTEKGCVVGASNQKCPYNTCLNGGTCVIERGAEVCYCKSPYYGDKCQYLFCKEARPCKNGGTCVDTGPKLYACRCAPGYTGKNCTEPSPIVEPHCLPHPCKNGGRCIERQYGYDCQCDVRYTGPHCEVDRCADCDANAECCDGHCTCRYGYVGTGYICERDNDVPLTCTPPCPVSHECIQGQCVCLPEAVC from the exons atgcaCTTTTCAAGGCTATTCAAGTGCTTAGCGGTTTTCTCTGTCATTACACTTGTAGTTTCGGTCAAGAGGCACTTCAAAAGAAGTCCAAGTTTAAAATTCTTCGAGAAAAGATTTTTAGACAAGACAGGAAAGCAAGGCGAGGAAAATGTAATGCTGAGAAGATTGAGAAGAAAAAGCAGCGAAACGAAACTTCTGGAAACAGTGCATGAGAACCTTGGGGACTCGATTGAGCTTTTTACAAATCAAGAGCAGTTACTACACAGCTACACACAAGGGTTAAATGGTGATAAGCATGTCTTAGAGAAAAATGATCAAGACGtgcagaaagaagaaaataatagTCAATACGCAGACGATTTTGAGAATGAGATGGAAAGTACGAAGACACAACAAAAGCAGGTTGAAACGCGGCCACAAAATCGAGTAGCTGCTACCGGAGTTTCCAGCCAAGGACCAGATTATAAGAACGCAAAATTTGCCGATGATTATGAGAAGGAGATGGAAAATGCGAAGAGAAAGCAAGTAAAAGACGGTGAAAGTCAAGATAGGGATACTGGGGATGTTGCGGGTGTGGATTTAAGTACAAGAACAGAAcagaaaaatgcaaaatatgaGGATGGGTATGAGAAGGAGATAGAAAATGCGCAGACAAACGAAAACCAACAATCAAACAGCAATTATAAAGGTTCGAGTGATGGAAACAAGGTGAAATACGCTGAAGAATTCGAGAGAGAAGTAGGGAGTGAAATAATGCATGCAAAAccaataaatcaaaacaaaaaaagcaacaacGATAAAGCAACGACAGAAAATGTTTTGGAGAAACAAGAAATAAACGAAAAGTTAAGAAACGATAAAAAGTTCGCAGATGATTTTGAGAAGGAAATGGAAAGCTCATCACAAGGGAAACACCAAcagaacaaaaaacaaaatataataacaaataCCTGGAGTCAAGGGCCTGGGAATGATTCAGTAACAAGTAGTGAAAGCATGAATAATGTTAAAGCAGCGGCAAATACACTTCAGGTTAAACCGCTGACCAATATTGGTTATCAAGATCAAACACAAAATGTGATGTCCAAAGAAGACGGTTCACAAACATACAGTAATACAAGTGCGAAAATATCGCCTACAGAAATAAAAGTAGGTCAAGTCGAAGCGGTAAATTCTAATCAAGGCCAAGGTCAAGCTAAACTCGGTTCAGATCAAATGGATTCGACAAGCAAAaatatttccttatatggaaaccaAACCAAACCTGGTCATGTGACTGGTGTAGCAACATTTTATAAAGTAGGGGAGCCAATCTATTTCAATCAaaacaatcacgtgactaacGCCACTGCAGATGATACGGCAACTCCAGCTTACACTGATCGTGTGAATTCCCCATCCCCTTTTAACAGTAATGTTACAGCCACACAAGGAATGTCAAGccaacctgtcaatcaaacaaatcacgtgactttaaaTGTCCCATCGGCAGTAGAGCAACAACAACCTTTGAGCATGGCTGACAACGTTACAACCACGGCAATAAAAGTCCCAAGCCTTAATGAGACAAGCCTGAAGCCTTTCAGCGCAAGCAACAGTAAGGAAACAACAGTGGAAGCGATAGCACTGAACAGCAAGGGGGAGGGCGCGATGGCAGATGATGGTCATAAGAATGCTAGTAAATGTGCTGACTCTGAGGGTAGCACGGAGGATTGTAAAGTCGAGCCGTTACCTGTACAAGGAGTGCTTT TCAATCCATGTTTGAACGGAGGGAAAATCTGCGCGTCGCCGTACACCTCGATGGCTTGCTGCTGTCCAGCCGGATTTAAGGGGGAGAAATGTGAAG AGCTGATGTACTGTAGAAACGACTCTAATCCTTGTATGAACAATGGAAGTTGCATCGAGACAGACTATGGCTTCAGATGTATCTGCAAAGAGGGATATGCAGGGATTGTTTGTGATG CTGTTACATACTGCAAGCCGAACCCTTGTAAGCACGATGCCTCGTGCGTAGAACAACCCAGTGGATTCCACTGCTTGTGCCCTCATGGATACCAAGGAACAAAATGTGAAG ACGTTGATCCATGTGCTACAAATCCGTGCTTCAACGGTGGCATCTGTACTGAAGTTAAAGGAAAAGCAAACTGCACATGTCTTAGTAAATACAAAGGCCCTtactgccaag ATGAGCTTATTTGCTTTCAAAATCCTTGTCAAAATGGAGGAAGATGTGTCGAGAATAAACTGCTGCCGTGTGTCTGCGCCCAGGGATACAACGGTCGCTACTGCACGG AGCACGTCTGCTCTTCTAATCCATGCGAAAATGGAGGGCAATGTAAAGTGATCCGCGCCAAGACTGGAGGTGACGGCTTTTGGGGATACAAATGCGCCTGCTCTATATACTACACTGGGAAGCACTGCGAAA TTCCCCATTACTGCGTCAAAAATCCCTGCAAGAACGGTGCCACTTGCATCGATCCTTAcggacaaacaaacaactcTAAGCGCTGGGTGGTTCATGCGCATGCGTACCCCTACATATGCCAGTGTGTACCAGGATTTACCGGGAAACAATGTGAAA CGGACATCTGCTCACTTTGTGGTACGCATGCTCAGTGTGTGAATCACCGCTGTGTCTGTGCAGCTGGATTTGTGGGCGATGGTTATGAGTGCAAAA CTGTTAAACAACCATGCTCACCAAACCCTTGCCATAACAACGGCACATGTGAAATTGGACCGGATATGACGTATGACTGTGTGTGTTCAAAGGGCTATTGCGGGCGTCATTGCGACG AGCCTTGTGACCAGTGTAAAATTCACCCTTGCAAAAATGGCGGGAAGTGCTATCTCCGAGCATCGGGCGAGCGCTACTGCGTCTGCGCACCTCCATATACGGGAAACGACTGCTCAG TCAAGAAAGAAAACCTATGTGAGCCAAACCCGTGTCTCCACAAGGCAGTCTGTCAATACTCCGAGGATAAACATGACTACACGTGTGTCTGTCCAGGACACTTCACAGGGAAGCACTGTGGCC AGTGCAACTGTCCAAAAGCGCAGCCACTCCCTGATAAGAAAACTTGGGATGCGGTTTGTGATGCTGTTGGGGATTGCAGATGCCCGGATGTCGAGGGTTCACAGCTGACACTCACAGAGAAAGGATGTGTGGTTGGGG CGAGTAACCAAAAGTGTCCCTACAACACATGCTTGAACGGAGGCACATGTGTGATAGAGAGAGGTGCCGAGGTGTGTTACTGTAAGTCCCCGTACTATGGGGATAAATGCCAGT ATCTGTTTTGCAAGGAAGCACGTCCGTGCAAAAATGGTGGAACATGTGTTGATACCGGCCCCAAGTTATACGCGTGCAGATGTGCACCGGGATATACAGGAAAAAACTGCACAG